The following are encoded in a window of Mycolicibacterium tusciae JS617 genomic DNA:
- a CDS encoding bacterial proteasome activator family protein, translated as MTDNSDDGIEIIGGDPRAAMQDGDDGKSLTDLVEQPAKVMRIGTMIKQLLEEVRAAPLDDASRNRLREIHHTSIAELEDGLAPELRDELERLTLPFTEDGIPSDAELRIAQAQLVGWLEGLFHGIQTALFAQQMAARQQLEQMRGGQGALPPGVTGPRGGAGTGQYL; from the coding sequence ATGACAGACAACAGCGACGACGGCATCGAGATCATCGGCGGCGATCCACGCGCAGCGATGCAGGACGGCGACGACGGTAAATCACTGACCGATCTGGTCGAGCAGCCCGCGAAGGTGATGCGGATCGGCACGATGATCAAGCAGCTGCTCGAAGAGGTGCGCGCGGCGCCGCTTGATGACGCCAGCCGCAATCGGCTGCGCGAAATCCACCACACCAGCATCGCCGAGCTCGAGGACGGTCTTGCGCCCGAGTTGCGCGACGAGCTTGAACGACTGACGCTGCCGTTCACCGAGGACGGGATCCCGTCCGACGCCGAACTGCGCATCGCGCAGGCACAACTGGTCGGCTGGCTGGAAGGCCTGTTCCACGGCATCCAGACGGCGCTGTTCGCCCAGCAGATGGCCGCGCGTCAGCAGCTGGAACAGATGCGCGGCGGCCAGGGCGCGCTGCCCCCGGGAGTCACCGGGCCGCGCGGCGGCGCCGGGACCGGTCAGTACCTGTAG
- a CDS encoding NAD(P)H-quinone oxidoreductase: MQAIMVASKGHLTWQEVTDIAPREGEILVKVSAAGVNRADLLQAAGKYPPPPGASETLGLEVSGTVAGLGDGVTGWNVGQQVCALLAGGGYAEFVAVPAGQVMPIPDSVPLHHAAALPEVACTVWSNLVMTAHLTAGQLVLIHGGASGIGTHAIQVARALGCRVAVTAGARNKRDLCAELGAEITIGYRDEDFVERIRAESGGAGADVILDIMGASYLDRNVDALAPDGRLVIIGMQGGVKAELNLGKLLGKRAGVIATALRSRPVSGPGSKSAIVDEVVANVWPMIADGQVRPIIGAEFGIEQAGAAHELLESGEVAGKIVLRVAD, encoded by the coding sequence ATGCAAGCGATCATGGTTGCCAGCAAAGGTCATTTGACCTGGCAAGAAGTTACTGACATCGCCCCCCGCGAAGGCGAGATATTAGTCAAGGTCAGCGCCGCGGGAGTGAACCGAGCAGACCTGTTACAGGCCGCGGGTAAGTATCCGCCGCCGCCGGGGGCCAGTGAGACGCTCGGGCTTGAGGTGTCGGGAACTGTCGCAGGGTTGGGCGACGGGGTCACCGGCTGGAACGTCGGACAACAGGTCTGTGCATTGCTGGCCGGTGGAGGTTACGCCGAGTTCGTCGCCGTGCCTGCCGGGCAGGTGATGCCGATCCCGGACTCGGTACCGCTGCACCACGCCGCCGCTCTGCCCGAGGTCGCGTGCACGGTGTGGTCGAACCTGGTCATGACTGCACACCTGACGGCCGGCCAGCTGGTGCTCATCCACGGCGGCGCGAGCGGCATCGGCACGCACGCGATCCAGGTTGCCCGCGCGCTCGGCTGCCGCGTCGCGGTCACGGCAGGAGCTAGGAACAAGCGCGACCTGTGCGCCGAGCTCGGCGCCGAGATCACCATCGGCTATCGCGACGAGGATTTCGTCGAGCGCATACGCGCGGAGTCCGGCGGGGCAGGCGCCGACGTGATTCTCGACATCATGGGCGCGTCCTATCTCGACCGCAACGTCGACGCGCTTGCGCCCGACGGCCGGCTGGTGATCATCGGCATGCAGGGCGGAGTGAAGGCCGAGCTGAACCTCGGCAAACTTCTCGGTAAACGGGCCGGGGTGATCGCGACCGCCCTGCGGTCACGTCCGGTGAGCGGTCCGGGCAGTAAGAGCGCGATCGTCGACGAGGTAGTCGCCAACGTCTGGCCGATGATCGCCGACGGCCAGGTGCGTCCTATCATCGGCGCCGAGTTCGGGATCGAGCAGGCCGGCGCCGCTCATGAACTGCTGGAGTCCGGTGAGGTGGCCGGGAAAATCGTTCTGCGAGTGGCGGACTAG
- a CDS encoding glycosyltransferase, producing the protein MSDAVCAVVVTHRRPDELAKSLEAVAAQTRAPDHLIVIDNDNDPRVAELVAGQPIPTTYVGSRRNLGGAGGFALGMLHALSLGSDWVWLADDDGRPADSEVLGTLLKCADDHRLAEVSPMVCDMNDPGRLAFPLRRGLAWRRRVEELRTEASADLLRGIASFFNGALFRASTLEAIGVPDLRLFVRGDETELHRRLVRTGLPFGTCLDAVYLHPQGGDEFKPILGGRMHTQYPDDTAKRFFTYRNRGYLQSQPGMRRLLFQEWVRFGWFFLVSRRDPAGLMEWIRLRRMGRKEKFGRPQQ; encoded by the coding sequence ATGAGTGACGCGGTGTGCGCCGTCGTCGTCACGCACCGGCGTCCCGACGAACTCGCCAAGTCGCTAGAGGCGGTGGCGGCCCAGACGCGGGCACCCGACCATTTGATCGTCATCGACAACGACAACGATCCGCGGGTCGCTGAACTCGTTGCGGGCCAGCCTATTCCAACCACGTATGTCGGGTCGCGCCGAAACCTGGGCGGCGCAGGAGGTTTCGCGCTCGGTATGTTGCACGCCCTGTCGCTGGGCAGCGACTGGGTGTGGCTGGCCGACGACGACGGGCGGCCCGCCGACTCCGAAGTACTCGGCACGCTGTTGAAGTGCGCCGACGACCACCGCCTGGCCGAGGTGTCGCCCATGGTGTGTGATATGAACGACCCTGGGCGACTTGCCTTTCCACTGCGTCGCGGCCTCGCCTGGCGGCGGCGCGTCGAGGAGTTGCGCACCGAAGCGTCCGCGGACCTGCTGAGAGGCATCGCGTCCTTCTTCAACGGCGCGTTGTTCCGTGCGTCGACGCTGGAGGCCATCGGCGTGCCCGATCTTCGGCTGTTCGTGCGCGGTGACGAAACGGAACTGCACCGCCGCCTGGTGCGTACGGGGTTGCCGTTCGGCACCTGCCTGGACGCGGTGTATCTACACCCGCAGGGCGGCGACGAGTTCAAGCCGATCCTGGGCGGGCGGATGCACACGCAATATCCCGACGACACGGCCAAGCGGTTCTTCACCTATCGCAACCGCGGCTATCTGCAATCACAGCCGGGCATGCGCAGGCTGCTGTTTCAGGAGTGGGTGCGCTTCGGCTGGTTCTTTCTGGTGTCGCGGCGCGATCCAGCAGGCCTGATGGAGTGGATTCGGTTGCGGCGCATGGGCCGTAAGGAGAAGTTCGGGAGGCCCCAGCAGTGA
- a CDS encoding PLP-dependent aminotransferase family protein yields the protein MTISGTTSGPELLVELDRAAPDPLHHQLANGLRDAIRSGRLTPHTRLPSTRVLAADLGVSRRLVVDAYSQLLAEGFLLSRHGSGTRVATVDTASAPERRSAEPTRYDVDFLPGSPDLSSFPRHSWLRALRQGLTDLESDAFGYVAPQGLLIARVAIADYLRRTRGVLADPQHIVICSGATQAVALLGQTLRATPLAMEDPGFWLHRMVLRHNGIEPIPVTVDDDGLDVAALTSSGAQAVLTTPAHQSPTGVVLSAARRTALVEWARAGHLIIEDDYDAEYRYDRAPVGSLQGIAPDRVVYVGSTSKTLAPGLRIGWMVLPPHLAKAVALSKGLADAGSSVMDQVAFAQFLSSGGYDRHLRQMRRRYQVRRNALLRALARHLPDAKVLGAAAGVHLTVRFPDDFPIEDLLAHAAKKRIRVEQLAPCYAQPATAPPGLLLGYANLTESQIERGVQELARALV from the coding sequence ATGACAATTTCGGGTACCACTTCGGGTCCGGAGCTGCTGGTCGAACTCGACAGGGCGGCACCGGACCCGTTGCATCACCAACTCGCCAACGGTCTGCGTGACGCGATCCGCTCTGGTCGCCTGACGCCGCACACCCGGCTACCGTCGACCCGGGTGCTCGCCGCCGACCTCGGTGTCTCACGCCGACTGGTCGTCGATGCCTACAGCCAACTGCTCGCCGAGGGTTTCCTGCTCAGCAGGCACGGCTCGGGCACCCGCGTGGCCACCGTCGACACGGCGAGCGCTCCCGAGCGACGATCCGCGGAACCGACGCGCTACGACGTCGACTTCCTGCCCGGATCCCCTGACCTGTCCAGCTTCCCGCGGCACTCATGGCTGCGTGCGTTGCGGCAGGGGTTGACCGACCTCGAATCCGACGCGTTCGGATACGTCGCACCCCAAGGTCTTCTCATAGCGCGCGTTGCGATCGCGGACTACCTGCGCCGTACCCGGGGTGTACTGGCCGATCCGCAGCACATCGTCATCTGTTCAGGGGCGACGCAGGCCGTCGCGCTACTCGGCCAGACGCTGCGGGCCACGCCGCTGGCCATGGAGGACCCCGGCTTCTGGCTCCATCGAATGGTGTTGCGACACAATGGTATCGAGCCGATACCCGTAACTGTCGATGATGATGGTCTCGACGTGGCCGCGCTGACAAGCAGCGGGGCGCAAGCGGTCTTGACCACTCCCGCACATCAGTCGCCGACGGGTGTGGTGCTGTCGGCCGCACGGCGAACCGCGTTGGTGGAGTGGGCCCGCGCCGGCCATCTGATCATCGAAGATGACTACGATGCCGAATACCGTTACGACCGTGCGCCTGTCGGGTCGCTGCAGGGTATCGCTCCAGACCGGGTGGTGTATGTGGGCTCGACGAGCAAGACGTTGGCACCCGGCTTACGCATCGGCTGGATGGTGCTGCCCCCGCACCTCGCGAAGGCGGTCGCATTGTCGAAAGGGCTTGCCGACGCCGGGAGTTCGGTGATGGATCAGGTGGCCTTCGCGCAGTTTCTGTCATCGGGTGGATACGACAGGCATCTGCGTCAGATGCGTCGGCGCTACCAGGTTCGCAGAAATGCGCTATTGCGCGCGCTGGCAAGGCATCTGCCCGACGCGAAAGTGCTCGGTGCTGCGGCAGGCGTCCATCTCACCGTCCGCTTTCCCGACGACTTTCCCATTGAGGACCTCCTAGCGCACGCCGCGAAGAAGCGCATCCGGGTCGAACAGCTGGCCCCGTGCTACGCCCAACCTGCAACGGCGCCACCGGGATTGCTGCTCGGCTACGCGAACCTCACCGAGTCCCAGATCGAACGGGGTGTGCAGGAACTGGCTCGGGCGTTGGTCTAG
- a CDS encoding zf-TFIIB domain-containing protein gives MSIPPYEPPTSPPSTGAANTLLCPKCSGIMKTYERNGIHLEQCDTCRGIFLDFGELESLTQMENRVVQAAPPPPPVQPGYGGQQGYGGGYDYGPGWGHRGNKHYRKQGFGRLFFSS, from the coding sequence ATGAGCATCCCGCCATATGAACCTCCGACGTCCCCGCCGTCGACCGGCGCCGCGAACACGCTGCTGTGCCCGAAGTGCTCCGGAATCATGAAGACGTACGAGCGCAACGGCATCCACCTGGAGCAATGCGATACCTGCCGGGGCATCTTCCTCGACTTCGGCGAGCTCGAGTCGCTGACTCAGATGGAGAACCGGGTCGTCCAGGCTGCGCCACCACCGCCGCCCGTGCAACCGGGCTACGGCGGGCAGCAGGGCTACGGCGGCGGCTATGACTACGGCCCCGGCTGGGGCCATCGCGGCAACAAGCACTACCGCAAGCAGGGCTTCGGCCGCCTGTTCTTCTCTAGTTAG
- a CDS encoding NAD-dependent epimerase/dehydratase family protein has protein sequence MRVLVAGATSVPGLPLLRELNSRGHEVTGVTRSPSKTSQIQAAGAKPVVADVFDVDEIDKVVADVAPDVVISLLTTLPKWGPKRPKDFEPAKKLWSIGAPNLVRAAQRNGVRRVVAESVVFAYGYPTSGPPVVDETDLYPGPPPKGGDAMLAALRGMEQTVLTSGEHSDTEGIVLRYGIFYGPEVPHDELFTRLAKWWAMPALTGDGIASWIHIDDVAKATAEAITKGRGGQVYNIVDDRPQSFGDYVRELSAKLGRPRPLPISHRLVGLDWTPNSPVKLGGRFSNVAFKPSPRSLDGRNAAFHAAT, from the coding sequence ATGCGGGTGCTGGTGGCCGGTGCGACCAGTGTGCCGGGGCTTCCGCTGCTGCGGGAGCTGAACTCCCGCGGGCACGAGGTGACCGGCGTGACCCGGTCACCGTCGAAGACATCGCAGATCCAGGCGGCGGGCGCCAAGCCCGTGGTGGCCGATGTGTTCGACGTCGACGAGATCGACAAGGTCGTCGCCGACGTCGCACCGGACGTCGTCATCTCGCTGCTCACCACGCTGCCGAAGTGGGGGCCCAAGCGCCCCAAGGACTTCGAGCCCGCGAAAAAGTTGTGGAGCATCGGCGCACCGAATCTGGTGCGTGCCGCGCAGCGGAACGGAGTGCGCCGCGTCGTCGCGGAGTCGGTGGTGTTCGCCTACGGCTATCCGACCTCAGGACCTCCCGTGGTGGACGAAACCGACCTGTATCCAGGACCGCCGCCCAAGGGTGGTGACGCTATGCTCGCCGCGCTGCGGGGTATGGAGCAGACGGTGCTGACCTCCGGCGAGCACAGCGACACCGAGGGAATCGTGTTGCGCTACGGCATCTTCTACGGCCCGGAGGTGCCGCACGACGAATTGTTCACGCGTCTGGCGAAGTGGTGGGCGATGCCGGCCCTGACCGGCGACGGCATCGCCTCCTGGATACACATCGACGACGTCGCGAAGGCCACCGCCGAGGCGATCACCAAAGGCCGTGGCGGGCAGGTCTACAACATCGTCGACGACCGGCCGCAGTCCTTCGGAGACTACGTCCGCGAGCTGTCGGCCAAACTGGGTCGGCCGCGGCCGCTGCCGATCTCGCATCGGCTGGTCGGCCTGGACTGGACCCCTAATTCCCCGGTGAAGTTAGGCGGCCGCTTCTCGAACGTCGCCTTCAAACCCTCGCCCAGATCCTTGGACGGCAGGAACGCCGCGTTCCACGCCGCGACGTAG
- a CDS encoding ABC transporter permease has protein sequence MTFTDAAAQSKTMGRAWGDLAAGFGKRELWFHLGWQDIKQRYRRSVLGPFWITIATGATAVAMGLLYSKLFKLPLEEHLPYVTLGLIVWNLINASILEGAEVFIANEGLIKQLPTPLSVHVYRLVWRQIILFGHNMIIFVVIAFIYPKPWKWTDLAVIPALFLIVLNCVWVSLCFGILATRYRDISPLLVSLVQLLFFMTPIIWNESTLQQQGAGQYARIVELNPLLHYLDIVRAPLLGADQEVHHWVVVIVLTIIGWTFAALAMRQYRSRVAYWV, from the coding sequence GTGACGTTCACCGACGCTGCCGCGCAGTCGAAGACGATGGGACGCGCCTGGGGTGACCTGGCCGCGGGCTTCGGCAAGCGCGAGCTGTGGTTTCACCTGGGCTGGCAGGACATCAAGCAGCGCTACCGCAGGTCGGTGCTCGGTCCGTTCTGGATCACCATCGCAACGGGTGCCACTGCGGTCGCCATGGGCCTGTTGTACTCCAAGTTGTTCAAGCTGCCACTCGAGGAGCACCTGCCGTACGTCACGCTGGGCCTCATCGTCTGGAACCTCATCAACGCCTCGATCCTCGAGGGAGCCGAGGTCTTCATCGCGAATGAGGGCCTCATCAAACAGCTTCCGACACCGCTTTCGGTTCATGTGTATCGATTGGTGTGGCGACAGATCATCCTGTTCGGCCACAACATGATCATCTTCGTCGTCATCGCGTTCATCTATCCGAAGCCGTGGAAATGGACCGACTTGGCGGTCATCCCGGCCCTGTTCCTGATCGTGTTGAACTGCGTGTGGGTATCGCTGTGCTTCGGGATCCTGGCCACTCGCTACCGAGACATCAGCCCGCTACTGGTGAGCCTGGTCCAGTTGCTCTTCTTCATGACCCCGATCATCTGGAACGAGTCGACCCTGCAGCAACAGGGTGCGGGTCAGTACGCCCGGATCGTCGAACTGAACCCGCTGCTGCATTACCTGGACATCGTGCGGGCGCCGCTGCTTGGTGCGGATCAGGAGGTGCACCACTGGGTGGTGGTCATTGTGCTGACGATCATCGGTTGGACGTTCGCCGCCCTTGCCATGCGGCAGTACCGGTCGCGCGTCGCCTACTGGGTTTAG
- a CDS encoding MarR family winged helix-turn-helix transcriptional regulator: protein MERIIAGRTASHMPGLDIAEQRSWQNFLDSALRMYATLNRSLMDAHHLTLNDVRLLDILDKSATGSSRMGDLADSLMSLPSRVTRQIRRLELQGLVRRGASPEDGRGVLASITDDGRTAVREAMATYGEGVREHFLGRLSRPQIAAMGENCRRISVALKTAAPPAKLGRV, encoded by the coding sequence ATGGAGCGGATCATCGCGGGGCGTACAGCCAGTCATATGCCCGGATTGGATATTGCCGAACAGAGGTCGTGGCAAAACTTCCTCGATTCAGCACTGCGGATGTACGCGACCCTGAACCGGTCGCTCATGGACGCACATCATCTGACCCTCAACGATGTGCGGCTGCTCGACATCTTGGACAAGTCCGCAACGGGGTCTTCACGGATGGGGGACCTGGCCGACAGTTTGATGTCGTTGCCCAGTCGCGTCACGCGGCAGATCCGCCGCCTGGAGCTGCAGGGTCTGGTCCGACGGGGGGCAAGTCCCGAGGATGGCCGCGGCGTGCTGGCCTCCATCACCGACGACGGCAGGACCGCGGTTCGTGAAGCCATGGCGACGTACGGCGAGGGTGTGCGTGAGCACTTCCTCGGCCGGCTGTCGCGACCGCAGATCGCGGCAATGGGGGAGAACTGCAGGCGCATCAGTGTCGCGCTCAAGACGGCGGCACCGCCTGCAAAACTCGGCCGCGTCTGA
- a CDS encoding TIGR03086 family metal-binding protein, with protein MPDLRSGPDSPPADELECAEATFAVLEHVLHGIADDDLDKQTPCREYDVASLTDHLLNSITALGGAAGAEFQKRDRADSVERQVVLAGRPALDAWKRRGLDGTVPFGSGEAPAKMMAGILSLEFLVHAWDYAAALGREVNAPDSLTDYVMGLAKTIITPQGRARAGFDDPIEMPDDAGALDRLLAFTGRRPG; from the coding sequence ATGCCCGACCTGCGTTCAGGACCCGACTCGCCGCCGGCGGATGAACTCGAATGCGCCGAAGCGACCTTTGCCGTGCTGGAGCACGTGTTGCACGGAATCGCCGATGACGACCTTGATAAGCAGACGCCGTGCCGCGAGTACGACGTCGCGAGCCTGACCGACCACCTGTTGAACTCGATCACCGCGCTCGGCGGTGCGGCCGGCGCGGAGTTTCAGAAGCGAGACCGGGCTGACTCGGTGGAGCGGCAGGTCGTCCTCGCCGGACGGCCGGCATTGGACGCCTGGAAACGGCGCGGCCTCGACGGGACGGTGCCGTTCGGCTCCGGCGAGGCGCCCGCCAAGATGATGGCAGGCATTTTGTCGCTTGAATTCCTGGTTCACGCCTGGGATTACGCGGCGGCGCTCGGGCGCGAGGTGAATGCGCCCGATTCGCTGACCGACTACGTCATGGGATTGGCGAAGACGATCATCACCCCGCAGGGCCGCGCCAGGGCCGGTTTCGACGACCCGATCGAAATGCCCGACGACGCCGGTGCGCTGGACCGGTTGCTCGCGTTCACCGGCCGCCGCCCCGGCTAG
- a CDS encoding HNH endonuclease signature motif containing protein codes for MFDQLVTAALGSRSAAAVGAWARVENAACARRLFAMADELDRMLASDGSVEREQWCLDNWDAVAASIAAAQNVSLGVASHQLLVADALRRRLPQVAEVFAAGAISYRMVAAVVSRTRLIKDPAALAKVDTEIAAHLAGWGSLSVEKTQREIDYWVDRYDPAAVRRTEHSARGRHVDVHPSEDGSGIADIEARLLATDADALDQRLEAMARAVCDGDPRTLDQRRSDALGAIGHGADRLACECGNSECEAAGVQSSAVVVHVITHEDSLTDDTPAQFDGKEPPGPIDKPLGEMTLKEALSDPLPPPAGPAATTPAALMSGGMLPAPLLAAKIAGTAKIVPIRHPGDSGPQPRYLPSTVLATFIRCRDMTCRFPGCDEPAHHCDIDHTIAYPTGPTQASNLKCLCRKHHLLKTFGGWRDEQWPEGTVVWTSPHGQTYTTHPGSRILFPTLCKPTAPITALDAVDTDAAATNRALAIPRRKATRTQNRTKAINDERQHNQTVIDAEAEQRARQPGHDPGKPSDHDPPPF; via the coding sequence ATGTTCGATCAACTCGTGACCGCGGCCCTCGGCAGCCGTTCTGCGGCTGCGGTGGGGGCGTGGGCGCGGGTGGAGAACGCTGCCTGCGCCCGGCGGCTGTTCGCGATGGCCGATGAACTCGACCGCATGCTGGCTTCTGACGGCTCTGTTGAGCGCGAGCAGTGGTGCCTGGACAACTGGGACGCCGTCGCGGCCTCGATCGCTGCCGCCCAGAACGTCTCCCTGGGCGTGGCGTCGCATCAATTGCTGGTCGCCGACGCGCTACGGCGGCGGCTACCGCAGGTCGCAGAGGTGTTCGCCGCCGGCGCGATCTCCTATCGCATGGTGGCCGCGGTGGTGTCGCGCACCCGGCTGATCAAAGATCCCGCCGCTCTGGCCAAAGTGGACACCGAGATCGCCGCCCACCTCGCGGGGTGGGGATCCTTATCAGTGGAGAAGACCCAACGCGAGATCGACTACTGGGTCGACCGCTATGACCCCGCCGCAGTACGACGCACCGAACACTCCGCCCGCGGCCGCCACGTCGATGTCCACCCATCCGAGGACGGCTCGGGGATCGCCGATATCGAGGCCCGGTTGTTGGCCACCGACGCCGACGCTCTGGACCAACGCCTGGAGGCGATGGCCCGTGCGGTGTGCGACGGTGATCCGCGCACTCTGGATCAGCGTCGCAGCGATGCGTTGGGTGCGATCGGGCACGGCGCCGACCGCCTGGCGTGTGAATGCGGCAACTCCGAATGCGAAGCCGCCGGCGTTCAATCCAGCGCGGTGGTCGTGCATGTCATCACCCACGAAGACTCCCTCACTGATGACACCCCAGCCCAGTTCGACGGGAAAGAACCGCCCGGACCCATCGACAAGCCGCTGGGCGAGATGACTCTCAAAGAGGCACTGAGCGATCCGCTGCCGCCACCGGCCGGCCCCGCCGCGACTACGCCGGCCGCGCTGATGAGTGGCGGCATGCTGCCCGCCCCGCTGCTGGCCGCCAAGATCGCCGGCACCGCCAAGATCGTGCCGATCCGCCACCCTGGCGACAGCGGCCCGCAGCCGCGCTACCTCCCCTCGACGGTGTTGGCGACGTTCATCCGGTGCCGGGATATGACCTGCCGCTTCCCCGGCTGCGATGAACCCGCCCACCACTGCGACATCGACCACACCATCGCCTATCCCACCGGGCCGACACAAGCCTCCAATTTGAAATGTCTATGCCGAAAACACCACTTACTCAAAACCTTCGGCGGCTGGCGCGACGAACAATGGCCCGAGGGCACCGTGGTCTGGACCTCCCCACACGGGCAGACCTACACCACCCACCCCGGCAGCCGAATACTGTTCCCCACCCTCTGCAAACCCACCGCCCCCATCACCGCCCTCGACGCTGTCGACACCGACGCCGCCGCCACCAACCGCGCACTGGCCATCCCCCGACGCAAAGCAACCCGAACCCAGAACCGCACCAAAGCCATCAACGACGAACGCCAACACAACCAAACTGTCATCGACGCCGAGGCAGAACAACGCGCCCGGCAACCAGGTCATGATCCCGGGAAGCCAAGCGACCACGACCCGCCCCCATTTTGA
- a CDS encoding cysteine desulfurase-like protein: protein MAYDVARVRGLHPSLGDGWVHFDAQNGMLLPDAVARAVSTAFRGSMPTPTGPHPSAQRSAAVLTAARQAVADLVGADPEGVVLGPDRAVLLTSLADASAARVGLGYEMVVTRLDDEANIAPWLRAANRYGAKVKWGEVDIETGELPNWQWESLITAPTRLVAIASASSTLGTVTDLRAVTKLVHDNGGLVVVDHSAAAPYQVIDIDEIDADVVAVNALAWGGPPIGALVFRDPSAIDSFSSMSLNPFARGPARLEVGPHQFGLLAGVVASIEYLASLDEAAQGTRRERLATSMQSASSYMSRLFDYLLMSLRSLPAVMVIGRPEMRIPVLSFAVTDVPAERVVQRLADNGVLAIANAGSRVLDAIGVNDIGGAVTVGLAHYTTTAEVDQLVRALASLG from the coding sequence ATGGCATATGACGTCGCCCGGGTGCGTGGCCTGCACCCGTCTCTGGGCGACGGTTGGGTGCATTTCGACGCCCAGAACGGCATGCTGCTTCCCGACGCTGTCGCGAGGGCCGTGTCCACCGCCTTCCGTGGTTCCATGCCCACCCCTACCGGACCGCACCCGTCGGCTCAGCGCAGCGCGGCGGTGCTCACCGCCGCCCGGCAGGCGGTCGCCGACCTCGTCGGTGCCGACCCTGAGGGTGTCGTCCTCGGCCCGGATCGAGCGGTGCTCCTCACGTCGCTTGCCGATGCGTCCGCTGCGCGTGTCGGTCTGGGCTACGAGATGGTGGTCACCCGGCTGGACGACGAAGCGAACATCGCCCCGTGGCTGCGGGCCGCTAATCGTTATGGCGCCAAGGTCAAGTGGGGCGAGGTCGACATCGAGACCGGCGAGCTGCCGAACTGGCAGTGGGAAAGCCTGATCACGGCGCCGACCCGGCTTGTCGCAATCGCCTCGGCCTCATCGACGTTGGGTACCGTCACCGATCTGCGGGCGGTGACCAAACTGGTGCACGACAACGGCGGGCTGGTGGTGGTCGACCATTCCGCCGCCGCGCCGTACCAGGTGATCGACATCGACGAGATAGATGCGGACGTTGTCGCCGTGAACGCGCTCGCCTGGGGCGGACCACCGATCGGTGCCCTGGTTTTTCGCGATCCCTCGGCCATCGACTCCTTCAGCTCGATGTCGCTGAATCCCTTCGCCCGCGGTCCGGCGCGGCTGGAGGTGGGGCCGCACCAGTTCGGCCTGCTCGCGGGCGTCGTGGCCAGCATCGAGTACCTGGCCTCGCTGGACGAGGCGGCCCAAGGCACCCGCCGCGAAAGATTGGCGACGTCAATGCAATCGGCGTCGTCCTACATGAGCCGCCTGTTCGACTACCTGCTGATGTCGTTGCGCTCGCTGCCCGCGGTCATGGTGATCGGCCGCCCTGAAATGCGGATTCCCGTCCTCAGCTTCGCCGTCACTGACGTGCCGGCCGAGCGAGTGGTGCAGCGCCTGGCCGACAACGGAGTTCTTGCCATCGCGAACGCGGGTTCACGGGTGCTCGACGCCATCGGCGTCAACGACATCGGCGGCGCAGTCACCGTCGGCCTGGCTCACTACACGACGACCGCCGAAGTGGACCAGCTCGTTCGCGCGCTCGCGTCGCTGGGCTGA
- a CDS encoding ABC transporter ATP-binding protein has product MAPHISTRNAWVEFPIFDAKSRSLKKAFLGKAGGAIGRNESNVVVIEALRDITMSLELGDRVGLVGHNGAGKSTLLRLLSGIYEPTRGVATVTGRVAPVFDLGVGMDPEITGFENIIIRGLFLGQTRKQMMAKVDEIADFTELGDYLSMPLRTYSTGMRVRLAMGVVTSIDPEILLLDEGIGAVDADFLKKAQSRLQSLVERSGILVFASHSNEFLARLCKTAMWIDHGTIKMTGGIEEVVRAYEGEDAARHVREVLDEHRSDWPATATSDE; this is encoded by the coding sequence ATGGCCCCCCACATCTCGACCCGCAACGCGTGGGTGGAGTTTCCCATCTTCGACGCCAAGTCACGGTCGTTGAAGAAGGCGTTCCTCGGGAAGGCCGGCGGCGCGATCGGACGCAACGAGTCCAACGTCGTCGTGATCGAGGCGCTGCGGGACATCACGATGTCGCTGGAATTGGGCGACCGCGTCGGCCTCGTCGGCCACAACGGCGCGGGAAAGTCGACATTGCTGCGGCTACTGTCCGGCATCTACGAGCCCACCCGCGGGGTTGCAACGGTGACCGGCCGGGTGGCCCCGGTGTTCGACCTCGGGGTCGGCATGGATCCCGAGATCACCGGGTTCGAGAACATCATCATCCGCGGGCTGTTCCTCGGGCAGACGCGCAAGCAGATGATGGCCAAGGTCGACGAGATCGCCGACTTCACCGAACTGGGCGACTACCTGTCGATGCCGCTGCGCACGTATTCCACCGGCATGCGGGTGCGCCTGGCGATGGGTGTGGTGACGAGCATCGACCCCGAGATCCTGCTGCTCGACGAGGGCATCGGCGCGGTGGACGCCGACTTCCTGAAAAAGGCGCAGTCGCGGCTGCAGAGCCTCGTGGAGCGCTCCGGCATCCTGGTTTTCGCCAGCCACTCCAACGAATTCCTGGCCCGGCTCTGCAAGACCGCGATGTGGATCGACCACGGCACCATCAAGATGACCGGCGGTATCGAGGAAGTGGTGCGCGCCTACGAGGGCGAGGATGCCGCCCGCCACGTGCGCGAAGTCCTCGACGAACACCGCTCGGATTGGCCGGCTACGGCGACGTCGGATGAGTGA